GTCTCCTTGTGGCTAAAAAGTGGTATGCTTGCAATTCTTTTTCAGAACCATGAGGATCCTCTTCAGAATCCAGAGCCGCAGTAGATGGTCCCTTGTCATTGGCACTGCGTTGTTGATTGGCGTCCTCAGACTATTGCACGTGAACCACACAGATGGGCCCCGGAACACTTCTCCCTCTGCCAAACCACCACCTTCACAGTCCGCTGTGGATGTCTTCAAGTGCTCCCGGAATGACACTGTGAACAACATTTCATCCTCTATTCCACCTACCCACCGCAACTTCCTTGTGTACAAACACTGCAGGACATTCTCCCGCCTGCTGTCTCCGACACCCTGTCAGAATGACCTCTTTCTCCTGCTGGCCGTTAAGTCCACAGCCATCCAGGTTGATCGCAGGTCTGCACTTCGGAACACATGGGGGAAGAAGGGATATGTTCAGGGTAAGACGGTGAAACTATTGTTCCTAGTAGGTAAGTCTTCAGACACAATACAGGGTTACCCGCTGCAGCAGGTACTGGAGTGGGAGAGCAGAGAGTTTGGGGACATCCTGCAGTGGGATTTTGACGACAGTTTTTTCAACCTGACCCTAAAGGAGATCCACTTCCTCAAATGGTTCCGCCTGGAGTGCCGCTGGGCACACTATGTGTTCAAAGGGGACGATGATGTTTTTGTTCACACCAGCAATCTGGTGGAATATGTTAAGGACAACAAGCCCTCCGAGCAACTATATGCTGGGAACATCATGTCTGGCTATCCAGTCCGggacaaacaaagtaaatatttCATACCAGTGGAGATGTACCCCAACAAGCCATATCCTCTATACGCTGGGGGTGGGGGCTACCTGATGTCAAATCAGACTGTGCTGAGTCTGGAAGTGGCAGCGTCCAGTATTGACCTGTTCCCCATTGATGATGTCTTTGTGGGCTTGTGCCTACAGAAGATGAACATCACGCTGACGCACCACTCTGGCTTCAAGACCTTTGGGCTCAAACAGGGGGTGACACACTTCAACCCCTGCATTTACAGGGAGCTCATGGTGGTGCACAAACTGAATCCCACCGAGATGTGGACAATGTGGTCTCTACAGCAGGACCCAAAGCTGCAATGCTTTAGATCAAGGACGTGAGACATCTGGCATTGTGTGTATATCATGCTGTGCTTATCTGTCTCGCTACCTTAAATTGAGAATTCCTTTCATAGATAAATTATCCTTATGAATGGTCTAAAATAGCAT
This is a stretch of genomic DNA from Oncorhynchus mykiss isolate Arlee chromosome 7, USDA_OmykA_1.1, whole genome shotgun sequence. It encodes these proteins:
- the LOC110527578 gene encoding N-acetyllactosaminide beta-1,3-N-acetylglucosaminyltransferase 4, which gives rise to MRILFRIQSRSRWSLVIGTALLIGVLRLLHVNHTDGPRNTSPSAKPPPSQSAVDVFKCSRNDTVNNISSSIPPTHRNFLVYKHCRTFSRLLSPTPCQNDLFLLLAVKSTAIQVDRRSALRNTWGKKGYVQGKTVKLLFLVGKSSDTIQGYPLQQVLEWESREFGDILQWDFDDSFFNLTLKEIHFLKWFRLECRWAHYVFKGDDDVFVHTSNLVEYVKDNKPSEQLYAGNIMSGYPVRDKQSKYFIPVEMYPNKPYPLYAGGGGYLMSNQTVLSLEVAASSIDLFPIDDVFVGLCLQKMNITLTHHSGFKTFGLKQGVTHFNPCIYRELMVVHKLNPTEMWTMWSLQQDPKLQCFRSRT